A single genomic interval of Zunongwangia sp. HGR-M22 harbors:
- a CDS encoding glycoside hydrolase family 15 protein has protein sequence MDNLDYGIIGNCKSCALISKTGSLDWCCLPAFDAAAVFAKILDENKGGSFEFKVSDDYNISQEYLWETNILSTVFDNGEDAFQLIDFMPRYPRDDGSYYSPPDIIRFLRLLKGKPKFKVIYNPRLDFAREETYNENKGNYIKSYTTEGKYDSLFFYSSLDLEDILQQREITLTGNAYCLIGYHEKLITQSLDRSYLKFQRTKTYWMNWSEKTTRYSHYSNEIMRSALVLKLLSYKKSGAVLAAATTSLPETIGEERNWDYRFCWIRDASMVIKVMAGLGHVKSAKDFLQFIIDIIPDKDEKIQIMYGIDGQKELTEHILDHLDGYKGSSPVRTGNAAYIQKQNDIYGILMEVIYQQFLQFETSLENSEELWTVVRGIVMIVEENWQKPDKGIWELRTEDRHFVFSKLLCWVAIDRAIKIGEVLRMGINDTHWKALRAEIYDDIYNNGWNEEKQAYTQFYGSSDLDASTLLMESYGFIDAKDPRFISTVQATEKELCNDGLMYRYKNKDDFGLPSSSFTICTFWLINSLFKIGEEQKAKAIFEQLLSYSNHLGLFSEDIDFETKRLLGNFPQAYSHLALIETAANFSKGHISEENAFSGF, from the coding sequence ATGGACAATTTAGATTACGGAATAATCGGAAATTGTAAGAGTTGTGCGCTAATATCCAAAACTGGATCTTTAGATTGGTGCTGTTTGCCGGCATTTGATGCTGCTGCTGTTTTTGCCAAAATTCTCGACGAGAATAAAGGAGGTAGTTTTGAGTTTAAAGTTAGTGATGATTACAATATTTCGCAAGAATACCTTTGGGAAACAAATATATTATCTACCGTTTTTGATAATGGAGAAGATGCTTTCCAATTAATAGATTTTATGCCGAGATATCCAAGGGACGATGGTTCTTATTATTCTCCACCAGATATTATTAGATTTTTGAGATTACTTAAAGGTAAACCAAAATTTAAAGTCATTTATAATCCAAGATTGGATTTTGCCAGAGAAGAAACGTACAACGAAAATAAAGGAAATTATATTAAGAGTTATACTACCGAGGGCAAGTATGATTCGTTATTTTTTTATTCTAGCCTTGATCTGGAAGATATTTTACAGCAACGCGAAATTACACTTACCGGTAACGCCTATTGTTTAATAGGATACCATGAAAAATTGATCACGCAATCCTTAGATCGTTCGTATCTTAAATTCCAGAGAACAAAAACTTACTGGATGAACTGGAGTGAGAAAACCACCAGGTATTCTCATTACAGTAACGAGATTATGCGTAGTGCTTTAGTGCTGAAACTCCTTAGCTATAAAAAATCTGGTGCTGTTTTAGCAGCAGCAACCACCTCTTTACCTGAAACAATAGGAGAAGAGCGAAACTGGGATTACCGTTTTTGCTGGATTAGAGATGCTTCGATGGTCATTAAGGTAATGGCCGGTCTAGGTCATGTAAAATCTGCAAAAGACTTTTTACAATTTATTATAGATATTATACCAGACAAGGATGAGAAAATCCAAATTATGTATGGTATTGATGGACAAAAGGAACTTACCGAACATATTCTGGATCACTTAGACGGTTACAAAGGTTCTAGCCCTGTTAGAACTGGTAATGCTGCATATATCCAAAAGCAAAATGATATTTACGGAATTTTGATGGAAGTAATCTATCAACAATTTCTACAATTTGAAACTTCATTAGAAAATAGTGAGGAATTATGGACTGTGGTTCGTGGTATTGTAATGATCGTTGAAGAGAACTGGCAAAAACCAGATAAAGGAATTTGGGAATTAAGGACTGAGGATCGTCATTTTGTATTTTCCAAACTGCTTTGTTGGGTCGCGATAGATCGAGCTATTAAAATTGGAGAAGTCTTAAGAATGGGGATTAACGATACACATTGGAAAGCACTTAGAGCCGAAATTTACGATGATATCTATAACAACGGTTGGAACGAAGAGAAACAAGCTTACACGCAGTTTTATGGATCATCAGACTTAGATGCTAGTACTTTATTAATGGAATCTTATGGATTTATAGATGCTAAAGATCCTAGGTTTATAAGTACAGTACAAGCCACAGAAAAAGAATTGTGTAATGACGGTTTAATGTATCGTTATAAGAATAAAGATGATTTTGGTTTACCATCATCGTCATTTACCATTTGCACTTTTTGGCTTATCAATAGTCTTTTCAAAATTGGAGAAGAGCAAAAAGCTAAAGCTATATTTGAGCAGTTGCTTTCTTATAGTAATCACTTAGGATTATTTAGTGAGGATATTGATTTTGAAACAAAAAGACTTCTAGGGAATTTCCCGCAGGCTTATTCACATTTAGCGCTAATTGAAACAGCAGCAAACTTCAGTAAAGGTCATATTTCTGAAGAAAATGCATTTAGCGGTTTTTAA
- a CDS encoding acetyl-CoA C-acyltransferase: MKTAYIVKAYRTAVGKAPRGVFRFKRPDELAAETIEYMMAKLPEFDKNRIDDVIVGNAMPEAEQGLNVGRLISLMGLKTEDVPGMTVNRYCASGLETIAIASAKIQSGMADCIIAGGAESMSYIPMGGYKPVPDYKLAKEGHEDYYWGMGLTAEAVANQYKVSREDQDEFAYNSHQKAIKAQAEDRFQDQIVPITIDQTYVDGDGKKKTKSYTVNKDEGPRKDTSEAVLNKLRPVFAEGGSVTAGNSSQMSDGAAFVMVMSEEMVKELNLEPIARMVSYTAVGVEPRIMGIGPVKAIPKAIKQAGLKQDDISLIELNEAFASQSLAVIRELGLNKDLVNVNGGAISMGHPLGCTGAKLSVQIFDEMRKRNLNNKYAMVTMCVGTGQGAAGVYEFLN, from the coding sequence ATGAAAACAGCATATATAGTAAAAGCATACAGAACCGCCGTGGGGAAAGCTCCCCGAGGTGTGTTCAGATTTAAAAGACCAGATGAACTGGCAGCGGAAACCATCGAATATATGATGGCAAAACTTCCGGAATTTGATAAGAATCGTATCGACGATGTGATTGTAGGGAATGCAATGCCCGAAGCGGAGCAAGGTTTAAACGTAGGTCGCTTAATTTCTTTAATGGGATTAAAAACCGAAGACGTACCGGGAATGACGGTGAACCGCTATTGCGCTTCAGGATTGGAAACCATTGCTATTGCTTCCGCTAAAATCCAAAGTGGAATGGCCGACTGTATTATCGCCGGTGGAGCGGAAAGTATGAGCTACATCCCGATGGGTGGTTACAAACCGGTTCCCGATTACAAACTGGCGAAAGAAGGTCACGAGGATTATTATTGGGGAATGGGATTAACTGCGGAAGCGGTTGCTAATCAGTACAAAGTATCTCGTGAAGATCAGGATGAATTCGCTTACAATTCGCATCAAAAAGCCATTAAAGCGCAAGCGGAAGATCGTTTTCAAGATCAAATTGTTCCCATTACCATAGATCAGACTTATGTAGATGGCGACGGAAAAAAGAAAACTAAAAGTTACACGGTAAATAAAGATGAAGGTCCGCGTAAAGATACTTCGGAAGCAGTGCTAAACAAACTCCGCCCTGTTTTTGCCGAAGGTGGAAGTGTCACTGCCGGAAACTCTTCACAAATGAGTGACGGTGCTGCTTTCGTAATGGTGATGAGCGAAGAAATGGTAAAAGAACTCAATCTTGAACCAATTGCTCGAATGGTAAGTTATACCGCTGTTGGTGTAGAACCAAGAATAATGGGAATCGGACCGGTAAAAGCGATTCCAAAAGCCATTAAACAAGCCGGATTAAAGCAAGATGATATTTCATTAATCGAATTGAATGAAGCCTTTGCTTCTCAGTCCTTAGCGGTAATCCGTGAATTAGGATTGAATAAAGATTTAGTAAACGTAAATGGTGGCGCCATTTCGATGGGGCATCCACTAGGTTGTACGGGAGCAAAACTATCGGTTCAAATCTTTGATGAAATGCGCAAACGTAACCTCAACAATAAATATGCAATGGTAACAATGTGCGTTGGTACCGGACAAGGTGCTGCGGGGGTTTATGAATTCCTAAATTAG
- a CDS encoding four helix bundle protein: MKIWKEGISIVEITYKLVENFPSIEKFNLSNQLIRCAVSIPSNIAEGTSKTSEKHFANFLETSLGSSFEWETQIIIAFKLGYVSKENFEDLENKIQQLQRMISKFIDNLK; the protein is encoded by the coding sequence TTGAAAATTTGGAAAGAAGGAATTTCTATCGTAGAAATCACCTATAAATTAGTTGAAAATTTTCCAAGTATTGAGAAATTCAATTTATCAAATCAATTAATAAGATGTGCTGTCTCAATTCCATCAAACATAGCAGAAGGAACGAGTAAAACTAGTGAAAAGCATTTTGCCAATTTTTTAGAAACAAGTCTAGGCTCTTCATTCGAATGGGAAACCCAAATCATAATAGCTTTTAAATTAGGATATGTCTCCAAAGAAAACTTTGAAGATTTGGAAAATAAAATTCAGCAATTACAAAGAATGATTTCAAAATTTATAGATAATCTAAAATAA
- a CDS encoding mechanosensitive ion channel family protein, translating to MIISLIVEDNALTRDSLKYIIYGIVGLMLSFYLASYLIKKIGKDPRNILPVNFARRIRIPLLLFLLAILLWIGNISDFSNSEEYEYIARHVIIALLTISITWFLIVCLKVFKERMLRKYDVSSSDNLKARKVYTQFTILENIIIFILVILAIGITLMSFESIRSVGVSLLTSAGIAGIIVGLAAQKAIATLLAGIQIAITQPIRLQDAVIVEGEWGWIEEITLTYVVVKVWDKRRLVVPSTYFIENTFQNWTRKSADLMGTVFIYTDYDVSFDAIREEQTRLLEGTHLWDGKVNVLQVTDATEKSVEIRILVSAKDSPTAWDLRVYIREKIIDFIRKNYPHSLPKTRVVLPQQDQNPTETTPPSI from the coding sequence ATGATTATATCACTTATTGTTGAAGATAACGCTCTAACCCGCGATAGCTTGAAATATATAATTTACGGTATTGTTGGATTGATGCTTAGTTTCTATTTAGCATCATACCTCATTAAAAAAATCGGAAAAGATCCGCGTAATATTCTACCGGTTAATTTTGCACGTAGAATACGCATACCTCTTTTGCTTTTTCTATTGGCTATATTGTTATGGATTGGTAATATCTCAGATTTCTCAAATTCCGAAGAATATGAATACATTGCCAGGCATGTAATAATCGCGCTATTAACTATTTCCATTACCTGGTTTTTGATCGTTTGCTTAAAGGTTTTTAAAGAGCGGATGCTTCGTAAGTATGATGTTTCATCTTCAGATAACTTAAAAGCTAGAAAAGTTTATACTCAATTTACTATCCTTGAAAATATTATCATTTTCATTTTAGTGATCTTGGCGATTGGTATTACGCTTATGAGTTTTGAAAGCATTCGGTCGGTCGGAGTTAGTTTATTAACCTCTGCAGGAATCGCCGGTATTATTGTAGGTTTAGCCGCACAAAAGGCTATTGCTACATTATTAGCCGGAATACAAATTGCCATTACACAGCCAATTAGACTTCAGGATGCGGTTATAGTTGAAGGAGAATGGGGTTGGATCGAAGAAATTACGCTTACTTATGTGGTCGTAAAAGTTTGGGATAAACGAAGATTGGTGGTTCCTTCTACATATTTTATTGAAAACACTTTTCAGAATTGGACGAGAAAATCTGCTGATTTAATGGGGACGGTTTTTATCTATACCGATTATGATGTTTCATTTGATGCGATTCGAGAAGAACAAACAAGATTATTGGAAGGCACTCATTTATGGGACGGAAAAGTAAATGTGCTTCAGGTTACCGATGCCACTGAAAAATCAGTAGAAATTAGAATTTTAGTGAGTGCTAAAGACTCGCCCACTGCCTGGGATCTTAGAGTTTATATTCGGGAAAAAATCATCGATTTTATCCGCAAAAATTATCCACATAGTTTACCAAAAACAAGAGTGGTGCTCCCTCAGCAAGATCAGAATCCTACTGAAACAACACCACCTTCAATTTGA
- a CDS encoding acyl-CoA dehydrogenase family protein, producing the protein MSNTTEQKDILRGGQFLVKETNCEDVFTPEDFNEEQKMMKDSVQEFVEREIIPHRERFEKKDYKLTEEVMQKAGELGFLGVAVPEEYDGLGMGFVSTMLVCDYISGATGSIATAFGAHTGIGTMPITLYGTEEQKKKYVPKLATGEWFGAYCLTEPGAGSDANSGKTKAVLSEDGKYYSISGQKMWISNAGFANVFIVFTRIEDDKNITGFIVENDSDNGISFGEEEKKLGIHSSSTRQVFFNETKVPVENMLAGRGEGFKIAMNALNVGRVKLAAACLDAQRRVTNNAVKYANERVQFKTPIAQFGAIKQKLAEMATSAYVGESASYRAAKNIEDRIQMRMESGNSHSEAELKGVEEYAIECSILKVACSEDIQNCSDEGIQVFGGMGFSADTPMEAAWRDARISRIYEGTNEINRMLSVGMLVKKAMKGHVDLLGPAQAVGEELMGIPSFDKPDYSELFAEEKEMIKKLKKVFLMVAGSAVQKFGPQLEEHQQLLLAASDILIEVYMAESAILRTEKNAKRFGEDSQKEQIAMAQLYLYNAVEKINAKAKEGIISFAEGDELKMMLMGLKRFTKYDNFPNVVKLRTQIADKLIAENKYCF; encoded by the coding sequence ATGAGTAATACAACTGAACAAAAAGATATTCTTCGTGGTGGTCAATTCTTAGTAAAAGAAACCAATTGCGAAGACGTTTTTACTCCGGAAGATTTTAACGAGGAGCAGAAAATGATGAAAGATTCTGTACAAGAATTTGTAGAACGTGAAATTATTCCGCATCGAGAACGCTTCGAAAAGAAAGATTATAAACTCACCGAAGAGGTGATGCAAAAAGCCGGAGAACTTGGTTTTCTTGGCGTTGCAGTGCCGGAAGAGTATGACGGACTAGGAATGGGATTTGTTTCTACCATGTTGGTTTGTGATTATATTTCTGGAGCAACCGGATCTATCGCTACCGCTTTTGGAGCGCATACCGGGATTGGAACAATGCCCATCACGCTTTACGGAACTGAAGAGCAAAAGAAAAAATACGTTCCTAAATTAGCCACCGGCGAATGGTTTGGCGCGTATTGTTTAACTGAACCGGGCGCGGGTAGTGATGCCAATTCAGGGAAAACCAAAGCCGTACTTTCTGAAGACGGAAAATACTACAGCATTAGCGGACAGAAAATGTGGATTTCAAATGCTGGTTTTGCAAATGTGTTTATCGTTTTTACACGAATTGAAGATGATAAAAACATCACCGGATTTATTGTTGAAAACGATAGTGACAACGGAATCTCCTTTGGAGAGGAAGAAAAGAAATTAGGGATTCACTCCTCCTCTACCCGTCAGGTTTTCTTTAACGAAACTAAAGTTCCGGTAGAAAATATGTTAGCGGGTCGCGGTGAAGGTTTTAAAATTGCTATGAATGCCTTAAACGTAGGTCGCGTTAAATTGGCAGCAGCCTGTTTAGATGCGCAACGTCGCGTAACGAACAATGCGGTAAAATATGCCAATGAAAGAGTTCAGTTTAAAACTCCGATTGCACAATTTGGAGCGATTAAACAGAAATTAGCAGAAATGGCAACTTCTGCTTATGTAGGAGAATCGGCTTCTTACAGAGCTGCTAAAAATATTGAAGACCGAATTCAGATGCGTATGGAGAGCGGAAACTCCCATTCTGAAGCCGAATTAAAAGGTGTTGAAGAATATGCCATAGAATGTTCGATTTTGAAAGTTGCCTGTTCCGAAGATATTCAGAATTGTTCAGACGAAGGAATTCAGGTTTTTGGCGGAATGGGATTCTCAGCCGATACGCCTATGGAAGCGGCGTGGAGAGATGCTCGTATTTCCAGAATCTATGAAGGTACCAACGAAATTAACAGAATGCTTTCTGTTGGTATGCTTGTGAAAAAAGCGATGAAGGGTCACGTAGACCTTTTAGGGCCTGCGCAAGCGGTAGGAGAAGAATTAATGGGTATTCCGTCTTTCGATAAACCCGATTATTCTGAATTATTTGCGGAAGAAAAAGAAATGATCAAAAAGCTGAAAAAAGTGTTCTTAATGGTTGCCGGTAGCGCCGTTCAGAAATTTGGACCTCAGCTGGAAGAACATCAGCAATTACTATTAGCCGCTTCAGATATTTTAATTGAAGTGTATATGGCAGAATCGGCTATTTTAAGAACCGAAAAGAATGCGAAACGTTTTGGCGAAGATTCGCAAAAAGAACAAATAGCTATGGCTCAGCTTTACCTTTATAATGCCGTTGAAAAAATCAACGCAAAAGCTAAAGAAGGAATAATCTCTTTTGCCGAAGGTGACGAATTAAAAATGATGTTAATGGGATTGAAGCGTTTCACGAAATACGACAACTTCCCGAACGTAGTCAAATTAAGAACTCAAATTGCCGATAAATTAATCGCAGAAAATAAGTATTGTTTTTAA
- a CDS encoding mechanosensitive ion channel family protein: MSRKLSISKIFIVLFLLNYNFVQAQQKATEDSVKVKKDPTTLPSNEKTVPENGNFGSNAVKEYNQAYYVLNRLNNITGLAPTKFNLQTPQAALEHFIIQCRNENYEDAAYALNLNLLPDTTTKEQAATLAEKLYFVINQRVNIRWDDLPDRPDGQIDVQTTTNQAVAGKPRRSIVFGEVELDGRDIIMRVQRVKYKDYGAFWLISQNTVENIDAIYAEFGPRKLDRIFPDWARIKLWSIPIWKFVSTLIIAFLCYFLGRITAYGIRKLLSKSKKTWIQDIATKLAAPAGLAVGVLTFYLLLNHLISFAGTFASSIYALLLVIVISSITWFFMRIIDYFMLNVAEKKIGDTSLEENTDARRMLTYISVARRVATFIVIIVGASIVLSQFRSLEKLGISLLASAGVATVILGIAAQSTLGNIIAGIQIAITKPARIGDTVIIEDNWGYVEDIRFTYMIVRTWDWRRIVVPLQYVISNTFENWSITAANQIRPITLYADYRIDVGKVRKKFKELLEASDDWDEEKPPVVQVSEVTENAIKIRCLCSAKDAFTTWDLHCSLREDLVRFIADLEDGEHLATSRVRIQEFPHKNK, encoded by the coding sequence ATGTCAAGAAAACTTTCTATTTCGAAGATTTTTATAGTACTATTTTTATTGAATTATAACTTCGTCCAAGCTCAACAAAAAGCAACAGAAGATTCAGTAAAAGTAAAGAAGGATCCTACAACGCTACCAAGTAATGAAAAGACAGTTCCTGAAAATGGTAATTTTGGATCTAATGCAGTTAAAGAATATAACCAAGCCTATTATGTTTTAAATAGACTGAATAATATCACAGGACTTGCACCTACAAAATTCAATTTGCAAACTCCGCAAGCTGCGTTAGAACACTTTATTATTCAATGTCGAAATGAAAATTATGAAGATGCAGCCTACGCATTAAATTTAAATTTACTGCCAGATACTACTACAAAAGAGCAAGCAGCTACTTTAGCTGAAAAACTCTATTTTGTGATCAATCAGCGCGTAAATATTCGCTGGGACGATTTACCAGATAGACCCGATGGACAAATAGATGTTCAAACGACCACCAATCAAGCTGTAGCAGGAAAGCCGCGAAGAAGTATTGTATTTGGAGAAGTTGAATTGGATGGTAGAGATATCATAATGCGCGTTCAGAGAGTAAAATATAAAGATTACGGCGCTTTTTGGCTAATTTCACAAAATACGGTAGAAAACATTGATGCAATTTACGCAGAGTTTGGCCCCAGAAAATTAGATCGAATATTCCCAGATTGGGCTAGAATTAAATTGTGGAGTATTCCTATTTGGAAATTTGTTAGCACTCTCATAATTGCTTTTTTATGCTATTTTTTAGGAAGAATAACGGCTTATGGCATAAGAAAACTACTTTCTAAATCAAAAAAAACCTGGATTCAGGATATCGCTACAAAACTAGCAGCACCTGCAGGCTTAGCGGTAGGCGTCCTTACATTCTACTTATTATTAAATCACTTAATTTCGTTTGCAGGCACATTCGCCAGCAGTATTTATGCTCTGCTGTTAGTCATAGTTATAAGTTCCATTACATGGTTCTTCATGAGAATTATCGACTACTTTATGCTCAATGTCGCCGAGAAAAAAATAGGCGACACCAGCTTGGAAGAAAACACGGATGCTCGCAGAATGTTAACTTATATCTCGGTTGCCAGAAGGGTAGCAACTTTTATAGTAATAATTGTTGGAGCATCAATAGTACTTTCTCAATTTAGATCTTTAGAAAAATTAGGCATTTCGCTATTAGCTTCTGCCGGAGTTGCCACCGTAATTTTAGGTATTGCGGCGCAAAGTACTTTAGGAAATATCATTGCGGGAATACAAATTGCAATTACGAAACCGGCAAGGATTGGCGATACCGTAATTATAGAAGATAACTGGGGATACGTAGAAGATATCAGATTTACTTACATGATTGTTAGAACATGGGATTGGAGACGCATAGTGGTTCCTTTACAGTATGTAATTTCTAATACTTTTGAAAATTGGTCTATTACTGCCGCCAATCAAATTAGACCAATTACGTTATACGCAGATTATCGAATCGATGTAGGAAAAGTAAGAAAAAAGTTTAAAGAACTTTTAGAAGCTTCTGATGATTGGGACGAGGAAAAACCGCCCGTTGTACAGGTATCAGAAGTAACTGAAAATGCTATAAAAATAAGATGTCTTTGTAGTGCGAAAGATGCATTTACAACATGGGATCTGCATTGTAGCTTAAGAGAAGATTTAGTTCGGTTTATAGCAGACCTCGAAGATGGTGAACATCTGGCAACATCTAGAGTAAGAATTCAGGAATTTCCCCACAAAAATAAATAA
- a CDS encoding four helix bundle protein has product MHRLEDLKVWKKAMEVAEDIYLISANFPSDERFGLTSQIRRCAVSIPSNIAEGAGRNTKGEFKNFVSIANGSAYELFTQLTLAHKLKLIEKDEVKPILEQVVEIQKMNYSLIKSLK; this is encoded by the coding sequence ATGCACAGGTTAGAAGACTTAAAAGTTTGGAAAAAAGCGATGGAAGTAGCTGAGGATATTTATCTAATTTCAGCAAATTTTCCCTCAGACGAGAGATTTGGCTTAACAAGTCAGATCAGACGATGTGCAGTTTCTATCCCTTCAAATATTGCTGAAGGAGCAGGTAGAAATACTAAAGGTGAATTCAAAAATTTTGTAAGCATTGCCAATGGTTCTGCCTATGAACTTTTTACTCAACTAACTCTAGCTCATAAACTAAAACTAATAGAAAAAGATGAAGTTAAACCTATTTTGGAGCAGGTCGTTGAAATTCAGAAAATGAATTATTCGCTAATAAAATCTCTGAAATAA
- a CDS encoding 3-hydroxyacyl-CoA dehydrogenase/enoyl-CoA hydratase family protein: MNRKINKVAVIGSGIMGSGIACHFANIGVEVLLLDIVPRELNEKEQKKGLTLEDKEVRNRIVIESLQNSLKSKPSPIYHKDFANRITTGNLEDDIAKVAEVDWIIEVVVERLDIKKQVFEKLEKHRKPGTLITSNTSGIPIKFMNDGRSEDFQKHFCGTHFFNPPRYLRLFEIIPGPDTSKEVLDFLNHYGKKFLGKKSVIAKDTPAFIGNRVGIFSIMSLFHMVKDMDMTIEEVDKLTGPVIGRQKSATFRTVDVVGLDTLVHVANGLYENVPEDEAHDLFALPDFIQTMMDNKWLGSKTGQGFYKKENKKDGSSEIKSLDLDKMEFRDRKSAKFNVLEQTKTIDKLSDRYKVLIKDEGKAGKFYRKNFSALFAYASNRIPEITDELYKIDDAMQAGFGWEHGPFQVWDAIGVEKGIEMMKAEGYEPAAWVSEMVNEGITSFYSIKEGNTYYYEIPKKEHVKVPGQDSYIILDNIRESKAVFQNSGVVVEDLGDGILNLEFRSKMNSIGGDVLDGINKAIDLAEKEYRGLVVSNDGKNFSVGANIGMIFMMAVEQEYDELNMAIKYFQDTMMRMRYSSIPTVAAPHNMALGGGCELSLHADKVVAHTETYIGLVEFGVGVIPGGGGSKEMTLRAADTYQKDDVELNRLRENFLTIGMAKVSTSAYEAYDTNILQKGKDIVVVNRDNQLTIAKKHALLMAENGYTQPIKRNDIKVLGKQALGAFYVGTDQMNAGKYISDHDKKIANKLAYVMAGGDLSEASYVSEQYLLDLEREAFLSLCGERKTLERLQHMLQKGKPLRN, from the coding sequence ATGAACAGAAAAATCAATAAAGTTGCTGTCATTGGTTCAGGAATTATGGGTAGCGGTATTGCCTGCCATTTCGCCAATATTGGCGTCGAGGTCTTACTGCTCGATATTGTTCCTAGAGAACTCAATGAAAAGGAACAGAAAAAGGGACTTACCTTAGAAGATAAAGAAGTGCGCAATCGCATCGTTATCGAATCGTTACAAAATTCTTTAAAATCAAAGCCCTCTCCTATTTACCATAAAGATTTTGCCAATCGCATAACCACCGGAAACTTAGAAGATGATATCGCTAAAGTTGCTGAAGTCGATTGGATCATCGAAGTGGTGGTAGAACGATTAGATATTAAAAAACAGGTTTTTGAAAAACTTGAAAAACATAGAAAACCGGGAACTTTAATCACTTCCAATACTTCCGGGATTCCCATTAAATTTATGAACGATGGAAGAAGTGAAGATTTCCAGAAGCATTTCTGCGGAACACACTTTTTCAATCCGCCACGTTATTTACGATTATTCGAAATTATCCCGGGACCCGATACTTCCAAAGAGGTGTTAGATTTCTTGAATCACTACGGAAAAAAATTCCTCGGTAAAAAATCAGTGATCGCAAAAGACACACCGGCCTTTATTGGAAACCGCGTTGGGATCTTCAGCATTATGAGTTTATTCCATATGGTAAAAGATATGGATATGACCATTGAAGAAGTCGATAAATTAACCGGACCGGTAATTGGTCGTCAAAAATCGGCTACCTTCCGTACCGTCGATGTGGTTGGTTTAGATACCTTGGTTCACGTCGCTAACGGTCTTTACGAAAACGTTCCCGAAGATGAAGCGCACGATCTTTTTGCGCTACCAGATTTTATCCAAACCATGATGGATAACAAATGGCTGGGAAGCAAAACCGGACAAGGTTTTTATAAAAAAGAAAATAAAAAAGATGGTTCCAGCGAAATCAAATCGCTAGATCTGGATAAGATGGAATTTCGTGATCGAAAAAGCGCGAAATTTAATGTTTTAGAACAGACCAAAACCATCGATAAACTTAGCGATCGCTATAAAGTTTTAATTAAAGATGAAGGAAAAGCAGGAAAGTTTTATCGCAAAAACTTCTCCGCATTATTTGCTTACGCTTCTAACAGAATTCCGGAAATTACTGATGAACTTTACAAAATTGATGATGCGATGCAAGCCGGTTTTGGATGGGAGCACGGACCATTTCAGGTTTGGGATGCCATTGGCGTAGAAAAAGGAATCGAAATGATGAAAGCTGAAGGTTACGAGCCTGCAGCTTGGGTTTCAGAAATGGTAAATGAGGGCATTACTTCCTTCTATTCTATAAAAGAAGGCAACACGTATTATTATGAAATTCCGAAGAAAGAACACGTAAAAGTTCCGGGGCAAGATTCCTATATCATCTTAGATAATATTCGCGAATCTAAAGCCGTATTCCAAAATAGCGGCGTTGTCGTTGAAGATCTAGGTGATGGCATTCTGAACTTAGAATTCCGCAGTAAAATGAATTCGATTGGTGGTGATGTTTTAGACGGAATCAACAAAGCCATTGATTTAGCTGAAAAAGAATACCGCGGACTCGTAGTCTCTAACGACGGAAAAAATTTCTCGGTAGGTGCCAATATTGGGATGATCTTTATGATGGCGGTCGAGCAGGAATATGATGAACTGAATATGGCGATCAAATACTTTCAGGATACTATGATGCGTATGCGCTACTCCTCTATTCCAACGGTTGCTGCGCCGCATAATATGGCGTTAGGTGGTGGTTGCGAACTTTCGCTTCACGCCGATAAAGTGGTGGCTCACACCGAAACCTATATTGGTTTAGTGGAATTTGGTGTTGGGGTAATACCCGGCGGTGGCGGTTCTAAAGAAATGACATTAAGAGCTGCTGATACTTACCAGAAGGATGATGTAGAGCTAAACAGATTGCGAGAAAATTTCTTGACGATTGGTATGGCAAAAGTTTCTACTTCGGCATATGAAGCTTACGATACCAACATCCTTCAGAAAGGAAAAGATATTGTAGTGGTGAATCGTGATAATCAATTAACCATTGCGAAAAAACACGCCTTATTAATGGCAGAAAATGGGTATACACAGCCTATCAAACGTAACGATATAAAAGTTTTAGGAAAACAAGCATTAGGAGCTTTTTACGTAGGAACCGACCAAATGAACGCCGGAAAATACATTAGCGACCACGATAAAAAAATCGCCAATAAGTTAGCCTACGTAATGGCTGGTGGAGACCTATCTGAAGCTTCTTACGTTAGTGAACAATATTTACTAGACCTAGAACGTGAAGCTTTCTTAAGTCTTTGCGGAGAACGTAAAACTTTAGAACGCCTTCAGCATATGTTGCAGAAGGGGAAACCGTTGAGAAATTAG